A DNA window from uncultured Methanoregula sp. contains the following coding sequences:
- a CDS encoding DUF3566 domain-containing protein: MAVIKSIDIMSWAKIQALFGIVMGLVYGVLFAMMGVAIGYNKGMAGLEAFGLMSIIIFPIVFAILGFICGAIMAFLYNIFASKIGGIQVELV; the protein is encoded by the coding sequence ATGGCAGTCATTAAAAGCATTGATATTATGTCCTGGGCAAAGATCCAGGCCCTTTTCGGTATTGTAATGGGACTTGTTTACGGCGTGCTCTTCGCAATGATGGGAGTTGCAATCGGGTACAACAAGGGCATGGCCGGCCTTGAGGCGTTCGGTCTGATGAGTATCATCATCTTCCCGATCGTCTTTGCCATCCTTGGTTTTATCTGCGGGGCTATCATGGCATTCCTGTACAATATCTTCGCGAGCAAGATTGGCGGCATCCAGGTCGAGCTCGTATAA